Proteins from one Clostridia bacterium genomic window:
- the mgtE gene encoding magnesium transporter, giving the protein MENLIKGYIEVKDYSAIKKELEDIQPADIAELLEELDTKNSLLVFRMLHKDAAVEVFSHLSVKQQTNFSLMIKENELKEILEELYFDDKIDYLEEMPSSVVKKILQYSPETERKLINQFLNYPDNSAGSLMTIELVDLKKEFSIDEALLHIRRTAIDKETIYTCYVTDGNRKLEGIVSLKDLVTSAVNKTVEDIMETDPISVMTIDDQEEVANLFKKYDLLSIPVVDQEDRLVGIITIDDIVDVIEEEASEDIQIMHGLAPSEEEYLKADIFSLAKQRIFWLLFLMLSATITGSIIESFQGSLEKAVGLAVFIPMLMGTGGNAGTQSSTLVIRGIALGEVEINDVFKVIWRELRISLMVGTSLALVNFVRVYFLGGNSLLVSVVVSVTLIITIMLAKVIGGILPLFAKAINLDPAIMASPLISTMVDALSLLSYFKIAEIIMGI; this is encoded by the coding sequence ATGGAAAACCTTATTAAGGGTTATATTGAAGTGAAGGATTACTCTGCAATAAAAAAGGAGCTGGAGGATATCCAGCCAGCCGATATTGCAGAACTCCTGGAAGAGTTGGATACTAAGAACAGCCTTCTTGTATTCAGAATGCTGCACAAGGACGCTGCAGTTGAAGTGTTCTCACATCTCTCTGTAAAACAGCAGACAAACTTCTCCCTTATGATAAAGGAGAATGAGTTAAAGGAGATTTTGGAGGAGCTGTACTTTGACGATAAAATCGACTATCTTGAGGAAATGCCCTCAAGCGTTGTAAAGAAGATATTGCAGTATTCTCCAGAAACAGAGCGAAAGCTGATTAACCAGTTTTTGAACTACCCTGACAATTCAGCAGGTAGTCTGATGACAATAGAGCTGGTGGACCTTAAAAAGGAGTTTTCAATAGATGAAGCACTCCTTCACATTAGGCGAACAGCTATAGATAAAGAAACAATATATACTTGCTATGTGACGGACGGCAACAGGAAGCTGGAGGGTATAGTCTCCCTGAAGGATTTAGTGACATCTGCTGTAAATAAGACTGTAGAAGATATTATGGAGACAGACCCTATATCAGTAATGACCATTGATGACCAGGAAGAAGTAGCAAACTTATTTAAAAAGTATGACCTTTTGTCCATACCCGTTGTGGATCAAGAAGACAGGTTAGTCGGAATTATAACTATAGATGATATCGTGGATGTAATTGAGGAAGAGGCGTCAGAGGATATTCAGATCATGCATGGTTTGGCGCCTAGCGAAGAGGAATACCTAAAAGCAGATATATTCTCACTGGCAAAGCAAAGAATTTTCTGGCTGCTTTTCCTGATGCTTTCTGCAACTATCACAGGAAGTATTATCGAAAGCTTTCAAGGCAGTCTGGAGAAAGCGGTTGGGCTTGCGGTATTCATACCTATGCTTATGGGCACAGGCGGTAATGCGGGAACTCAATCTTCGACACTTGTAATAAGAGGTATTGCCCTTGGAGAAGTGGAAATAAATGACGTGTTTAAGGTAATATGGAGAGAGCTTCGAATAAGCCTTATGGTAGGGACATCACTGGCACTTGTTAACTTCGTAAGGGTATACTTCCTGGGAGGCAATTCTCTATTGGTATCCGTGGTTGTCAGTGTAACGCTTATTATAACAATTATGCTTGCCAAAGTGATAGGAGGAATACTTCCGCTGTTTGCAAAGGCAATTAATCTTGATCCTGCAATAATGGCAAGTCCATTGATATCTACTATGGTGGATGCGCTTTCATTGCTGTCTTACTTTAAAATTGCAGAAATAATTATGGGAATATAG
- the sfsA gene encoding DNA/RNA nuclease SfsA: protein MKITNKIIKGSFIKRLNRFEGVVEIDGREELVHIPNTGRCRELLVMGARVLLEIRESKTRKTPYELIMVYKGDMLISMDSQAPNRIVEEAVKAGFTKEIGDYGYVKREVFYQSSRFDLFLKKTEQSGKEDSCYIEVKGVTLEVDGNAMFPDAPTERGARHLKELADAHREGYRAVIVFLIQMENVKQFAPNTPMDPQFAEALTAAHDDGVEVLAYNCRVEENEIVLNERIPVFL, encoded by the coding sequence ATGAAAATCACCAATAAGATTATAAAAGGCAGTTTTATAAAGCGATTGAACCGATTTGAAGGAGTAGTAGAGATAGATGGAAGGGAAGAGCTGGTACATATACCCAATACAGGACGCTGCAGAGAGCTGCTTGTTATGGGAGCCAGAGTTCTTCTGGAAATAAGGGAGAGCAAGACAAGAAAGACCCCATACGAATTGATAATGGTATATAAGGGTGACATGCTGATATCTATGGATTCTCAAGCTCCGAACCGGATAGTGGAGGAAGCTGTAAAAGCGGGCTTCACAAAAGAGATTGGGGATTATGGATATGTTAAAAGAGAAGTATTTTACCAAAGCAGCAGATTTGATTTGTTTTTGAAAAAGACAGAGCAAAGCGGAAAGGAGGATTCCTGTTATATAGAAGTAAAAGGAGTCACACTGGAGGTTGATGGTAATGCAATGTTTCCGGATGCTCCAACAGAAAGAGGCGCCCGGCATTTGAAGGAATTGGCTGATGCACACAGGGAAGGCTATAGAGCTGTGATAGTATTTCTTATTCAAATGGAGAATGTAAAACAGTTTGCACCCAACACACCTATGGATCCACAATTCGCAGAGGCTTTAACGGCTGCTCACGACGATGGGGTAGAAGTGCTTGCTTATAATTGCAGGGTGGAGGAGAACGAGATAGTATTGAATGAAAGGATACCTGTGTTCTTATGA
- a CDS encoding penicillin-binding transpeptidase domain-containing protein, translated as MNNRVKIIKYIYLSLFALICLYLLYFNLFESRVISSNSYNRRLRESSENIIRGSIQDKNGEVLVKSTKYKSGVKRKYIYPRSFSHVIGYSSKNLGSSGLEALYNKELMSSSDTIEALRSKINDYYISGNNIKLTLDRSLQVYASEQLRGKRGAIVVLRPDTGEVLAMVSKSDFDPSNIQNDWESLIKDKKSPLLNRAAEGLYAPGSIFKLVVTSAILKNNLQDREIECTGEVNIGGYIIKDNDNEVHGKIKLKDALKHSCNSYFIKQGLQLGYSNMNNEATRFKLNKSIPTDIKISESVFPNKNDNKNVAQQSIGQGEVLMTPMHASLMAAAIANKGIMMQPYVVSSITDSEGKTLKYYNPKQLGQVMDEKTAVIIKDLMVEVVKSGTGTKAKVSKVLVAGKTGTAEVSGDQRSHAWFVGFAPADQPRVAIAVMIENGGGGGSTAAPIASKVLKKALSIK; from the coding sequence ATGAATAACAGAGTTAAAATAATTAAATATATTTACTTATCATTATTTGCTTTGATATGCTTGTATCTGCTTTATTTCAATCTGTTTGAATCCAGAGTGATATCATCAAATTCATATAACAGAAGGCTCCGGGAATCAAGCGAAAACATAATCAGAGGCAGCATACAGGACAAGAATGGAGAAGTGCTTGTAAAGAGTACAAAGTACAAATCTGGAGTAAAACGCAAATATATATACCCAAGGTCCTTTTCGCATGTAATAGGATATTCCAGCAAGAACCTCGGCTCTTCCGGACTTGAGGCCCTATACAACAAGGAGCTTATGAGTTCCAGTGACACTATTGAAGCCTTGCGGAGTAAAATAAATGATTACTATATCAGCGGCAATAACATAAAACTAACGCTGGACCGTTCACTTCAGGTATATGCTTCCGAGCAATTGCGAGGCAAACGGGGAGCTATAGTGGTGCTGCGGCCTGATACGGGTGAAGTGCTCGCAATGGTCAGCAAATCAGATTTTGATCCTTCAAATATTCAAAACGACTGGGAAAGCCTTATAAAGGATAAAAAAAGCCCACTCTTGAATAGAGCTGCAGAAGGTTTATATGCTCCCGGTTCAATATTCAAGCTTGTAGTCACTTCCGCCATACTGAAAAACAATCTGCAGGATAGAGAAATAGAGTGCACCGGTGAAGTTAATATTGGCGGTTATATAATAAAAGATAATGACAATGAAGTCCACGGAAAAATAAAACTAAAAGATGCTCTGAAGCACTCCTGTAACTCCTACTTCATAAAGCAGGGACTCCAACTTGGATATAGCAATATGAACAATGAAGCAACAAGATTCAAGCTAAATAAGAGTATACCGACAGATATTAAAATCTCAGAAAGTGTTTTCCCAAACAAGAATGACAATAAGAATGTTGCACAGCAATCCATCGGGCAGGGTGAAGTTCTCATGACCCCGATGCATGCCTCATTGATGGCCGCTGCTATAGCAAACAAAGGTATTATGATGCAGCCTTATGTTGTGAGCAGCATAACAGATAGCGAAGGGAAAACATTAAAGTATTACAATCCTAAGCAGTTAGGCCAGGTAATGGACGAAAAAACTGCAGTGATAATAAAAGATCTTATGGTAGAGGTTGTGAAATCTGGAACCGGAACAAAGGCAAAAGTCAGCAAGGTCTTGGTAGCAGGTAAAACCGGCACCGCCGAGGTCAGTGGAGATCAGAGGTCCCATGCGTGGTTTGTAGGTTTTGCCCCTGCAGACCAACCAAGGGTTGCAATTGCAGTAATGATAGAAAATGGCGGTGGTGGCGGCAGTACAGCAGCACCAATAGCCTCAAAAGTACTAAAGAAAGCACTTAGTATAAAATAA